In Saccharothrix violaceirubra, the following are encoded in one genomic region:
- a CDS encoding type II secretion system F family protein — protein sequence MIFLLFALALACYPRRPVIDRLRAPRARRVRGGAGPPDPLALPATWDLLAAVLTAGLPVATAVRAVLPGVPPAPAEPLRRVADLLGFGADPVEAWAPALADPATASLARAARRSARSGAALASAVKDLAGTARVEADNRSEARAQRAAVLVAGPLALCFLPAFLCLGVAPVVIGLARDVATHW from the coding sequence GTGATCTTCCTGCTGTTCGCGCTGGCGCTCGCGTGCTACCCGCGTCGACCGGTGATCGACCGGCTTCGAGCGCCACGTGCGCGTCGGGTCCGGGGCGGCGCCGGGCCACCGGACCCGCTCGCGTTGCCCGCCACCTGGGACCTGCTGGCCGCCGTGCTGACGGCGGGCCTGCCGGTCGCGACGGCGGTCCGCGCCGTCCTGCCCGGTGTCCCGCCGGCGCCGGCCGAGCCGCTGCGGCGGGTGGCCGACCTGCTCGGGTTCGGCGCGGACCCGGTCGAAGCCTGGGCGCCGGCCCTGGCCGACCCGGCGACGGCGTCGTTGGCCAGGGCGGCGCGGCGGTCGGCGCGGTCAGGTGCCGCGCTCGCCTCGGCGGTGAAAGACCTGGCCGGCACCGCCCGGGTCGAGGCCGACAACCGGTCCGAGGCCCGTGCGCAACGGGCCGCGGTGCTGGTGGCCGGGCCGCTGGCGCTGTGCTTCCTGCCCGCGTTCCTGTGCCTGGGCGTCGCGCCCGTCGTGATCGGCCTCGCGCGGGACGTCGCGACCCATTGGTGA
- a CDS encoding type II secretion system F family protein: MSFLLLSLAFLLFPPSAAHRLRWTPRRKPTLPKPNQGTVVLGSALFGLLAGAGGAIAAAVVARTLWHDHHERATHRERLKATTALAAGLAGFVAELKAGAHPAPAASGAAEDAEPPASEVLRTIATTAARGGDVATALRDFPEAHQLARAWRLSAEHGVPLADVLAEVRRDLDRRVAFAGQVAARLAGPRASAAVLAGMPVFGVLLGEAVGAGPTEVLRTTVVGQVLLVLGAVLVCAGLRWSARLTRQVVA, encoded by the coding sequence ATGAGCTTCTTGTTGCTGTCGCTGGCGTTCCTGCTCTTCCCTCCGTCGGCAGCCCACCGCCTGAGGTGGACTCCACGACGAAAACCCACCCTGCCCAAACCGAATCAGGGAACCGTCGTACTGGGCAGCGCCCTGTTCGGCCTCCTCGCCGGAGCAGGCGGTGCCATCGCCGCCGCCGTGGTCGCCCGCACCCTCTGGCACGACCACCACGAGCGCGCAACCCACCGCGAGCGCTTGAAAGCCACCACAGCGCTGGCCGCCGGGTTGGCCGGGTTCGTCGCCGAACTGAAAGCCGGTGCCCATCCGGCACCCGCCGCGTCGGGCGCGGCCGAGGACGCGGAGCCGCCCGCTTCCGAGGTCTTACGCACGATCGCCACCACGGCCGCACGCGGCGGCGACGTGGCGACCGCGTTGCGGGACTTCCCCGAGGCGCACCAGCTCGCGCGGGCATGGCGGTTGTCGGCCGAACACGGCGTCCCGCTCGCGGACGTCCTGGCGGAGGTGCGTCGGGACCTCGACCGCCGAGTGGCGTTCGCCGGGCAGGTGGCCGCACGCCTCGCCGGACCGAGGGCGAGCGCGGCGGTGCTGGCCGGGATGCCCGTGTTCGGCGTCCTCCTCGGCGAGGCGGTAGGCGCCGGACCGACCGAGGTACTGCGCACCACGGTCGTGGGCCAGGTGCTGCTCGTCCTCGGCGCGGTGCTGGTGTGTGCCGGGTTGCGGTGGAGTGCGCGGCTCACCCGGCAGGTGGTCGCGTGA
- a CDS encoding TadA family conjugal transfer-associated ATPase encodes MTDLVERVRRRLADTRSDLTSASVAAAVRGESGGVLGDEDMLNALTVLRQEFTGAGPLEPLLHAPDTTDVLVTAPDQVWVDDGNGLRRTPIRFPDEAAVRRLAQRLAIAAGRRLDEAVPYVDGRLSGSVRLHAVLPPIAPSTCLSLRVLRPAAHTLDTLCDRGTFDDEIAEVLHRIVLARAAFLVTGGTGSGKTTLLAALLGRVPHDQRIVCVEDAGELQPTHPQVVHLLSRTPNVEGAGEVTTRDLVRQALRMRPDRIVVGEVRGPEVVDLLACLNTGHDGGAGTLHANSPTEVPARLEALAALGGLDRTALHAQLAAAVKVVLHMHRSADGRRHLAAIGVLENNSTRITPAWTHTDGWHQAASHHLQTLITSSRTH; translated from the coding sequence ATGACAGACCTGGTCGAACGCGTCCGCCGCCGCCTGGCCGACACCCGGTCCGACCTGACCTCCGCATCGGTGGCAGCCGCCGTGCGCGGCGAGTCCGGCGGCGTCCTGGGCGACGAGGACATGCTCAACGCCCTCACCGTGCTACGTCAGGAGTTCACAGGCGCAGGCCCTCTCGAACCACTGCTCCACGCCCCCGACACGACCGACGTCCTGGTGACAGCCCCGGACCAGGTCTGGGTGGACGACGGCAACGGCCTACGCCGAACCCCGATCCGCTTCCCCGACGAGGCAGCCGTCCGCCGCCTGGCACAACGCCTCGCGATCGCAGCCGGCCGCCGACTCGACGAAGCAGTCCCTTACGTGGACGGCCGCCTGTCGGGCTCGGTCCGCCTGCACGCCGTCCTACCGCCCATCGCGCCTTCGACCTGCCTGTCACTGCGCGTACTACGTCCCGCCGCCCACACCCTCGACACCCTGTGCGACCGAGGCACCTTCGACGACGAAATCGCTGAGGTACTACACAGGATCGTCCTGGCCCGAGCCGCTTTCCTGGTGACCGGCGGCACCGGCTCAGGCAAGACAACGTTGCTCGCGGCCTTGCTCGGCCGCGTACCCCACGACCAACGAATCGTCTGCGTGGAAGACGCAGGCGAACTCCAACCCACCCACCCCCAGGTGGTCCACCTCCTCTCCCGCACACCCAACGTGGAAGGCGCGGGCGAGGTGACCACCCGCGACCTGGTCCGCCAAGCCCTGCGCATGCGCCCCGACCGAATAGTGGTCGGCGAGGTGAGAGGCCCCGAGGTCGTGGACCTGCTCGCCTGCCTCAACACAGGCCACGACGGCGGCGCTGGCACTCTGCACGCCAATTCCCCGACCGAGGTCCCCGCGAGGCTGGAAGCCTTGGCCGCCTTGGGCGGCTTGGACCGCACAGCCCTGCACGCCCAACTCGCCGCAGCGGTGAAGGTCGTCCTGCACATGCACCGCTCCGCCGACGGCAGGCGCCACCTGGCAGCCATAGGCGTGCTCGAAAACAACAGCACCCGCATCACCCCCGCCTGGACCCACACCGACGGCTGGCACCAAGCCGCCTCCCACCACCTACAGACATTGATCACCTCTTCCCGCACACATTGA
- the ssd gene encoding septum site-determining protein Ssd codes for MERPVVLMAESATTDEVLRLAAAVGCDLDRVADVTELRARWRTAPLVLLDTDAVEACAGEGFAHRSDVLLVANGPPPTPTAALRLGVQLVDLPSDTDELHALLADAADNPSPVRGRVLAVLGGRGGAGASVFAAAVAQEVLSSGGTGLLVDCDPFGGGLDLTLGAEGESGLRWPEVRVTGGRVRATALRAALPRRTAGTGSLTVLSCAREGTPTLTATAVGAVVDAGTRAGDTVVCDVPRHPTPPSTAVLDRADLVILLVPAEIRACAAARQLATHIRTRHPQARIRTVVRGPAPSGLTPHHVAEAVGVPLLTTMRPERHLPESLDQGHFPHRPRGPLSKAARLTLTALLTPL; via the coding sequence GTGGAACGACCGGTGGTCCTGATGGCGGAGTCCGCGACGACGGACGAGGTCCTGCGGCTCGCGGCGGCGGTGGGGTGCGACCTCGACCGCGTCGCCGACGTGACCGAACTGCGCGCCCGCTGGCGCACCGCCCCCCTGGTCCTGCTCGACACCGACGCCGTGGAAGCGTGCGCGGGGGAAGGCTTCGCACACCGGTCCGACGTCCTCCTGGTGGCGAACGGCCCGCCGCCCACCCCGACCGCCGCCTTGCGCCTGGGCGTACAACTCGTCGACCTCCCGTCCGACACCGACGAACTGCACGCCCTGCTCGCAGACGCCGCCGACAACCCCTCTCCGGTGCGCGGCCGGGTATTGGCGGTGCTGGGCGGCCGTGGCGGCGCGGGCGCTTCGGTGTTCGCGGCAGCCGTCGCCCAGGAGGTCCTGTCGTCCGGGGGCACCGGTCTGCTGGTCGACTGCGACCCGTTCGGCGGCGGCCTGGACCTGACGCTGGGCGCCGAGGGGGAGAGCGGCCTGCGCTGGCCGGAAGTCCGGGTGACCGGTGGACGGGTGCGCGCAACCGCACTACGCGCAGCACTACCACGCCGCACGGCCGGCACCGGCAGCCTGACGGTGCTGTCCTGCGCCCGCGAGGGCACCCCGACCCTCACCGCCACCGCCGTAGGCGCCGTGGTCGACGCCGGCACCCGCGCCGGCGACACCGTGGTCTGCGACGTCCCCCGCCACCCCACACCCCCGTCGACCGCCGTCCTGGACCGCGCCGACCTGGTGATCCTGTTGGTACCGGCCGAAATCCGCGCCTGCGCAGCCGCGCGCCAACTGGCAACCCACATCCGAACCCGCCACCCCCAGGCCCGGATCCGCACAGTCGTACGAGGCCCGGCACCCTCCGGCCTGACCCCTCACCACGTAGCAGAAGCCGTAGGCGTTCCCTTGCTGACCACCATGCGCCCGGAACGCCACCTACCCGAATCCCTGGACCAGGGCCACTTCCCCCATCGCCCCCGAGGCCCCCTGTCAAAAGCCGCCCGCCTGACCCTGACCGCCCTGCTGACACCCCTCTGA
- a CDS encoding HAD-IB family hydrolase, translating into MTEHATHGSRVAAFFDLDKTVIAKSSTLAFSRPFFQEGLINRRAVLKSAYAQFVFMLAGADADQMDRMRSHITALCAGWDVEQVRSIVDETLHDIVDPLVYKEATQLITDHRTEGHDVVVVSASGEELVAPISTMVGATRSVGTRMVVTDGRYSGDVDFYCAGENKAVAVKRLAEEYGYDLTRCFAYSDSITDLPLLEAVGHPTAVNPDRALRRVALQRGWPTLTFSDPVSLRARIPRPSGTAVAVTAIGLGAATAAGVAWYGLRRKRRG; encoded by the coding sequence GTGACCGAGCACGCCACCCACGGCAGCCGTGTCGCCGCGTTCTTCGACCTGGACAAGACAGTCATCGCCAAGTCGAGCACGCTGGCGTTCAGCCGGCCGTTCTTCCAAGAGGGCCTGATCAACCGGCGTGCGGTGCTCAAAAGCGCCTACGCGCAGTTCGTGTTCATGCTCGCCGGCGCCGACGCCGACCAGATGGACCGGATGCGTTCGCACATCACCGCGCTGTGCGCGGGCTGGGACGTCGAACAAGTTCGCTCGATCGTGGACGAGACACTCCACGACATCGTCGATCCGCTGGTCTACAAGGAGGCCACCCAACTCATCACCGACCACCGGACCGAGGGCCACGACGTGGTCGTCGTGTCCGCGTCCGGCGAGGAGCTGGTGGCCCCGATCTCGACCATGGTCGGCGCGACCCGCAGCGTCGGCACGCGCATGGTCGTCACCGACGGCCGCTACTCGGGCGACGTCGACTTCTACTGCGCCGGCGAGAACAAGGCCGTCGCGGTCAAGCGGCTCGCCGAGGAGTACGGCTACGACCTGACCCGCTGCTTCGCCTACTCCGACTCGATCACGGACCTGCCGCTGCTGGAGGCCGTCGGCCACCCGACCGCCGTCAACCCGGACCGGGCGTTGCGCCGGGTCGCCCTGCAACGCGGCTGGCCGACGCTCACGTTCTCCGACCCGGTGTCGTTGCGCGCACGCATCCCACGCCCGTCCGGCACGGCCGTCGCCGTCACCGCGATCGGGCTCGGCGCGGCCACGGCCGCAGGCGTGGCGTGGTACGGGTTGCGCCGGAAGAGGCGCGGCTGA
- a CDS encoding glycoside hydrolase family 3 protein yields MTSGYRLWREAPVLRVLTVALVVTALVSPPAAGQPPRPQAVTSLLAGMTLEQKVGQLFVTYVNGQRADEEHPDNVRDFGVATPAEIVAKYRPGGVIYFDNDLHDNIDSPRQIAGLSRGLQRASKIPLAISTDQEMGLVTRIGPPVTQFPGNMALGAGRSTTDAEQAATITARELRALGVNQDFAPDADVNSNPANPVIGVRSYSGDPKLAAEFTAAQVRGYQQRFLTWSGVAATAKHFPGHGDTATDSHTSLPVVDRTVEQWREMDAPPFRAAIAAGVDSIMTAHILMPRIDPSGEPATLSKPVIDLLRGELGYDGVVITDALDMAGVRQKHPDARIPVLALKAGVDQLLMPPKLGEAITAVVDAVKSGELTERRIDQSVLRVLRMKFLRGILTSPPVDPDKADAAVGTPENLAAARTITDRTTTAVRNDGGVLPRRPKAALVTGWGENSTRTLAKLLGGKALPTGATPTPEQITGAVEAAGAADLVVVLTSGLSGSPEQQALVDRLVATGRPVVGVAVRNPYDVAYTSVPVWLATYSYGAGALESVAKVITGEIGPKGLLPVAVPGPTPYPLGHGLTW; encoded by the coding sequence ATGACGTCCGGCTACCGCCTCTGGAGGGAGGCCCCAGTGCTCCGCGTCCTGACCGTCGCGCTCGTCGTGACGGCGCTGGTCAGCCCGCCCGCGGCGGGCCAGCCGCCACGCCCGCAGGCGGTGACCTCGCTGCTCGCGGGCATGACTCTCGAACAGAAGGTGGGCCAACTCTTCGTCACCTATGTCAACGGACAACGTGCGGACGAGGAACATCCGGACAACGTGCGCGATTTCGGCGTGGCCACGCCCGCGGAGATCGTCGCGAAGTACCGGCCGGGCGGCGTGATCTACTTCGACAACGATCTCCACGACAACATCGACTCGCCCCGGCAGATCGCCGGTCTGTCCCGGGGGTTGCAACGCGCGTCGAAGATTCCACTGGCGATCTCCACCGATCAGGAGATGGGCCTCGTCACCCGGATCGGACCGCCGGTGACGCAATTCCCGGGCAACATGGCATTGGGTGCGGGCCGCAGCACGACCGACGCCGAACAGGCCGCGACGATCACCGCGCGCGAACTGCGGGCGCTGGGCGTGAACCAGGACTTCGCACCGGACGCCGACGTGAACTCCAACCCGGCCAACCCGGTGATCGGGGTCCGCTCGTACTCGGGCGACCCGAAGCTCGCGGCCGAGTTCACCGCCGCCCAGGTACGCGGGTACCAGCAGCGGTTCCTGACGTGGTCGGGCGTGGCGGCGACGGCCAAGCACTTCCCCGGCCACGGGGACACGGCGACGGACAGCCACACGAGCCTGCCCGTCGTCGACCGCACCGTGGAGCAGTGGCGTGAGATGGACGCGCCGCCGTTCCGCGCCGCGATCGCGGCCGGGGTCGACTCGATCATGACCGCGCACATCCTGATGCCGCGGATCGACCCGTCCGGCGAACCGGCGACGCTGTCCAAGCCCGTGATCGACCTGCTGCGCGGCGAACTCGGCTACGACGGCGTGGTGATCACCGACGCGCTCGACATGGCCGGGGTGCGGCAGAAGCACCCGGACGCGCGGATCCCCGTGCTGGCCCTGAAGGCCGGCGTCGACCAACTGCTGATGCCGCCGAAGCTGGGCGAAGCGATCACGGCCGTGGTCGACGCGGTGAAGTCGGGCGAGCTGACCGAGCGGCGCATCGACCAGAGCGTGCTGCGGGTGCTGCGGATGAAGTTCCTGCGCGGCATCCTGACCTCGCCGCCGGTGGACCCGGACAAGGCGGACGCGGCGGTCGGCACGCCGGAGAACCTGGCCGCCGCGCGGACGATCACCGACCGGACGACGACGGCCGTGCGCAACGACGGCGGCGTGCTGCCGAGGCGACCGAAGGCGGCGCTGGTCACCGGGTGGGGCGAGAACTCGACCCGCACGCTGGCGAAACTGTTGGGCGGCAAGGCGTTGCCGACCGGTGCGACGCCGACGCCCGAGCAGATCACGGGCGCGGTCGAGGCCGCGGGCGCGGCGGATCTCGTGGTGGTGCTGACGTCCGGGTTGTCGGGCAGTCCGGAACAGCAGGCGCTGGTGGACCGGTTGGTGGCGACGGGCAGACCCGTGGTGGGCGTGGCGGTGCGCAATCCGTACGACGTGGCCTACACGTCGGTGCCGGTCTGGTTGGCGACCTACTCGTACGGTGCGGGCGCGCTGGAGTCGGTGGCGAAGGTGATCACCGGGGAGATCGGTCCGAAGGGGTTGTTGCCGGTGGCGGTGCCGGGGCCGACGCCCTACCCGCTCGGACATGGGCTGACCTGGTGA
- a CDS encoding exo-beta-N-acetylmuramidase NamZ family protein, whose translation MVIGRREVLFAAVTVPAAGLAPASTAGAEAAAVVATGRRVVTGADVLAADHWRGLEGRVAVLGNPTAVLRDGVHVVDSMVAAGVPPVVVLGPEHGFRGTAQAGGSEGDHADPRTGIKVRDVYRADAAKFAGVLREERVDVLVFDIADVGARFYTYIWTMLTAMTAAASVGARFVVLDRPNPLGGKAKGPQLLPGFASGVGVKPVVQQHGLTVGELAGLFAGEFLDTPLDLDVVEVRHWRRDDLDTGLAWVPPSPNMPTRDTALVYPGTCLFEGTSFTEGRGTTKPFETVGSPDVDWRWAEDLNGERLPGVRFRETYFAPAFGRYAGRTCGGVQLQVTNAREFDAVRTGVAMIVTAARRYPFAWREDNWVDLLFGSDRLRRMVDARAGIDDIVGSWRQELDEFDRTRKPYSRYR comes from the coding sequence CTGGTGATCGGGCGGCGGGAGGTCCTGTTCGCCGCGGTGACCGTGCCCGCCGCGGGGTTGGCGCCCGCCTCGACAGCGGGGGCGGAGGCCGCCGCGGTCGTCGCCACGGGACGCCGGGTGGTGACCGGTGCCGACGTCCTGGCGGCCGACCACTGGCGGGGGTTGGAGGGTCGGGTCGCCGTGCTCGGCAACCCGACCGCGGTCCTGCGGGACGGCGTCCACGTCGTCGACTCGATGGTGGCGGCCGGGGTCCCGCCGGTCGTCGTCCTCGGTCCGGAGCACGGGTTCCGGGGCACGGCGCAGGCCGGCGGTTCCGAAGGCGATCACGCCGACCCGCGCACGGGAATCAAGGTCCGCGACGTCTACCGGGCCGACGCGGCGAAGTTCGCGGGCGTGCTGCGCGAAGAACGGGTCGACGTCCTGGTCTTCGACATCGCCGACGTCGGCGCCCGCTTCTACACCTACATCTGGACCATGCTCACGGCCATGACCGCCGCGGCCTCCGTCGGCGCGCGGTTCGTGGTCCTCGACCGGCCCAACCCCTTGGGCGGCAAGGCGAAGGGCCCGCAACTCCTGCCCGGTTTCGCGTCCGGCGTCGGCGTCAAACCAGTCGTCCAGCAGCACGGGCTGACGGTGGGCGAACTCGCCGGGCTGTTCGCCGGGGAGTTCCTCGACACCCCGCTCGACCTCGACGTGGTCGAGGTCCGGCACTGGCGGCGCGACGACCTCGACACGGGCCTGGCCTGGGTGCCGCCGAGCCCGAACATGCCGACGCGGGACACCGCGCTGGTCTACCCCGGCACGTGCCTGTTCGAAGGCACCTCCTTCACCGAGGGCCGGGGCACGACGAAGCCCTTCGAGACCGTCGGCTCCCCCGACGTCGACTGGCGCTGGGCCGAGGACCTCAACGGCGAGCGGCTGCCCGGCGTGCGGTTCCGGGAGACGTACTTCGCGCCCGCCTTCGGCCGGTACGCCGGGCGGACCTGTGGCGGCGTGCAGCTCCAGGTCACGAACGCCAGGGAGTTCGACGCCGTGCGGACGGGCGTGGCCATGATCGTCACGGCGGCCCGGCGGTACCCGTTCGCCTGGCGCGAGGACAACTGGGTCGACCTGCTCTTCGGGTCGGACCGATTACGGCGCATGGTCGACGCGCGGGCCGGGATCGACGACATCGTGGGTTCGTGGCGGCAGGAACTGGACGAGTTCGACCGGACAAGGAAGCCGTACTCGAGGTACCGGTGA
- a CDS encoding serine hydrolase domain-containing protein, whose product MKRLLALLLAMATITAGSAAATSGDGRYDHPRTGWMNAVLHDGFSPVDRTPIEKALRHVRALPNFPGAVTLLAHDGVIVAEEAAGWAVRYADAKTELPPDRRVPMTVDTVFDLASISKLFTSIVVMRQYELGRIDLDAAVSRYLPEFGVNGKADITVKQLLTHTSGLVDWLPLWSDYPDVPARIKAVMDTRPTDAPGTGYRYSDLNLITLGLLAERVSGTTLDVLVDRTIATPLGLKDTGYRPKDKSRTAATEFQAGRGMVRGEVHDENAWSLGGVAGHSGVFSTARELATVGQMILNGGRYRGVEILERDTVTLMLTDFNSRFPGDAHGLGFELDQNWYMGALSSPGTAGHTGFSGTSLVLDPLSGSIAVLLTNRVHPDRNRGSINPSRRAVADGLAQALAVRPVAGKTSWAAERDGGTLTTRVLPAQRHRLEFAAFVDLAAGEEVAVQAFTDDQWRDLRKLTGYGTRRWQRIVVEAEATRFRWRYTAGTGPYGRGVHVDAVRVTDRRGQVLDSELSPDGWRIADR is encoded by the coding sequence GTGAAGAGACTTCTCGCGCTGCTGCTCGCCATGGCCACGATCACCGCCGGGTCCGCCGCCGCCACCAGCGGCGACGGCCGCTACGACCACCCGCGGACGGGGTGGATGAACGCCGTGCTGCACGACGGCTTCTCGCCGGTCGACCGAACGCCGATCGAAAAGGCACTGCGACATGTCCGCGCCCTGCCCAACTTCCCCGGCGCGGTCACCCTGCTCGCGCACGACGGCGTGATCGTCGCCGAAGAAGCCGCCGGCTGGGCCGTGCGCTACGCCGACGCCAAGACCGAACTGCCACCCGACCGGCGCGTGCCGATGACCGTCGACACGGTCTTCGACCTGGCCTCGATCTCCAAGCTGTTCACCTCGATCGTGGTCATGCGCCAGTACGAACTCGGCCGCATCGACCTCGACGCGGCGGTGAGCCGGTACCTGCCGGAGTTCGGTGTGAACGGCAAGGCCGACATCACCGTGAAACAACTGCTCACGCACACGTCCGGCCTGGTCGACTGGCTGCCACTCTGGTCGGATTACCCGGACGTCCCGGCACGCATCAAGGCCGTGATGGACACCAGGCCGACCGATGCGCCCGGCACCGGCTACCGCTATTCCGACCTGAACCTGATCACGCTCGGCCTGCTCGCCGAACGCGTCTCCGGCACGACACTCGACGTCCTGGTCGACCGGACGATCGCCACTCCGCTCGGGCTGAAGGACACCGGCTACCGGCCGAAGGACAAAAGCCGGACCGCGGCGACCGAATTCCAAGCCGGTCGCGGCATGGTCCGGGGCGAGGTGCACGACGAGAACGCGTGGTCGCTCGGCGGGGTCGCCGGTCACTCGGGCGTGTTCTCCACGGCCCGGGAATTGGCCACCGTCGGCCAGATGATCCTCAACGGTGGCCGCTACCGGGGTGTCGAGATCCTCGAACGGGACACCGTCACGTTGATGCTCACCGACTTCAACTCGCGTTTCCCGGGCGACGCCCACGGCCTGGGCTTCGAACTCGACCAGAACTGGTACATGGGCGCCCTCTCCTCCCCCGGGACGGCCGGGCACACCGGTTTCAGCGGCACGTCGCTCGTGCTCGACCCCCTGTCCGGTTCGATCGCGGTCCTGCTCACCAACCGCGTCCACCCGGACCGGAACCGGGGTTCGATCAACCCGTCGCGGCGGGCCGTGGCCGACGGCCTGGCGCAAGCGCTTGCCGTCCGGCCCGTCGCAGGTAAGACGTCCTGGGCTGCCGAACGCGACGGTGGCACACTGACCACGCGGGTCCTGCCGGCGCAGCGGCACCGGCTGGAGTTCGCCGCCTTCGTCGACCTCGCTGCGGGCGAAGAGGTCGCCGTGCAGGCGTTCACCGACGACCAGTGGCGTGACCTGCGAAAACTCACGGGTTACGGCACGAGGCGTTGGCAGCGGATCGTCGTGGAGGCCGAGGCGACCCGGTTCCGGTGGCGGTACACCGCCGGTACCGGACCGTACGGGCGCGGGGTCCACGTCGACGCCGTCCGCGTGACCGATCGACGTGGTCAAGTCCTCGACAGCGAGTTGTCCCCCGACGGATGGCGAATCGCCGACAGATAG
- a CDS encoding MurR/RpiR family transcriptional regulator yields the protein MSTENTDASPLVRIRSLLPGLARAEQRVAKVVLENPATVAHRSITEVAEAAGTSETTVTRFCKAIGVGGYPELRIALAAETARTAARTDRDLGGDIGPADDLRQVVGKVAFADARAVEETAEQLNVDTLQAVVELVAGARRVDVYGFGASAFVAFDLQQKLHRIGRTCFAWNDTHIALTSAAVLTEADVAVGISHTGSTAETVEALRVARERGAATVVLTNFPRSPITEVADHVLTTAARETTFRSGAMASRIAQLTVIDCLFIGVAQKHADSAKAALESTYEAVSGHRLGARPDGRRRRESGK from the coding sequence GTGTCCACGGAAAACACCGACGCCAGCCCACTCGTCCGCATCCGCTCGCTGCTCCCGGGATTGGCCCGCGCCGAGCAGCGCGTGGCCAAGGTCGTGCTGGAGAACCCGGCGACCGTCGCGCACCGCAGCATCACCGAGGTCGCCGAGGCGGCGGGCACGAGCGAGACCACCGTGACCCGCTTCTGCAAGGCGATCGGCGTCGGCGGCTACCCCGAGCTGCGCATCGCGCTCGCGGCCGAGACCGCCCGCACCGCCGCCCGCACCGACCGCGACCTCGGCGGCGACATCGGCCCGGCCGACGACCTGCGCCAGGTGGTCGGCAAGGTCGCGTTCGCCGACGCCCGCGCGGTCGAGGAGACCGCCGAGCAGCTCAACGTCGACACGCTCCAGGCCGTCGTCGAACTGGTCGCCGGCGCCCGCCGCGTCGACGTCTACGGCTTCGGCGCGAGCGCGTTCGTCGCCTTCGACCTCCAGCAAAAACTCCACCGGATCGGGCGAACGTGCTTCGCCTGGAACGACACCCACATCGCCCTGACCTCGGCGGCCGTGCTGACCGAGGCGGACGTCGCGGTCGGCATCTCGCACACCGGCTCGACCGCCGAGACGGTCGAGGCCCTGCGGGTGGCCCGCGAACGCGGCGCCGCGACCGTCGTGCTCACGAACTTCCCCCGCTCGCCGATCACCGAGGTCGCCGACCACGTCCTGACCACGGCCGCCCGCGAGACCACGTTCCGCTCGGGCGCGATGGCCAGCCGGATCGCCCAGCTCACGGTGATCGACTGCCTGTTCATCGGTGTCGCGCAGAAGCACGCCGACAGCGCCAAGGCCGCGCTCGAATCCACGTACGAAGCGGTGTCCGGCCATCGGCTCGGTGCCCGTCCGGACGGCAGGCGGCGCCGGGAGTCCGGCAAATGA